In Paraburkholderia flava, one genomic interval encodes:
- a CDS encoding aldo/keto reductase: MKAIATHALPRSGLAMSTLGLGCSQLGGLYKPMSAAEANALVDWAWNAGIRYFDTAPFYGYTLSERRVGQSLQMREREHYVLSTKVGRLMCPDDTVQAGDDGWAHPLPFRPRFDYTFDGIMRSYEDSQQRLGMPKIDVLYVHDIGVATHGDGHSRYWEQLTRGGGFRALTELRDSQAVAAIGLGVNEWQIAVDSMQEADLDLILLAGRYTLLEQDALSPLLDPCVRSDVWIVAGGVFNSGVLVGNGKFNYADAPVEVARKVARLADVCARFEVPLAAAALQFPLAHPAVVSCVVGASSIEQLQKNVAWLETPLPPELWQALRHEGLVAESAPVPEACA; the protein is encoded by the coding sequence ATGAAAGCCATTGCAACGCACGCGCTGCCACGAAGTGGACTGGCGATGAGCACACTGGGCCTCGGCTGCTCGCAACTCGGCGGACTCTACAAGCCGATGTCCGCCGCAGAGGCCAACGCGCTCGTCGACTGGGCGTGGAACGCCGGCATCCGTTATTTCGATACCGCGCCGTTCTACGGCTATACGCTTTCCGAGCGGCGCGTCGGACAATCGCTGCAGATGCGCGAGCGCGAACACTATGTCCTGAGCACCAAGGTCGGCCGGCTCATGTGCCCGGATGACACCGTTCAGGCCGGCGACGACGGATGGGCGCACCCTCTACCCTTCCGGCCGCGTTTCGACTACACCTTCGACGGCATCATGCGTTCGTACGAGGACAGCCAGCAACGCCTCGGCATGCCGAAGATCGACGTCCTCTATGTTCACGACATCGGCGTTGCCACGCACGGCGACGGGCATTCACGGTACTGGGAGCAACTGACTCGGGGAGGCGGGTTCAGGGCGCTCACCGAACTGCGCGACTCGCAGGCTGTTGCTGCGATCGGACTCGGCGTCAACGAATGGCAGATCGCCGTCGACTCGATGCAGGAAGCCGATCTCGACCTCATCCTGCTGGCCGGCCGCTACACGCTGCTCGAACAGGACGCGCTCTCGCCGTTACTCGACCCATGTGTGCGCAGCGACGTTTGGATCGTCGCCGGCGGCGTATTCAATTCAGGCGTGCTGGTGGGCAACGGCAAGTTCAACTACGCCGATGCGCCGGTTGAAGTAGCACGGAAGGTTGCGCGTCTCGCCGACGTATGCGCGCGGTTCGAGGTTCCACTCGCGGCAGCGGCACTTCAGTTTCCGCTGGCGCACCCGGCCGTCGTGTCCTGCGTGGTCGGAGCGAGCAGTATCGAGCAGTTGCAGAAGAACGTCGCATGGCTCGAAACGCCGCTTCCGCCAGAGCTTTGGCAAGCGTTGCGGCACGAGGGGCTGGTCGCAGAGTCGGCTCCGGTCCCGGAGGCCTGCGCGTGA
- a CDS encoding ABC transporter substrate-binding protein, translated as MKKLSVLATAATMCAMFSAYAHAAGGEIAVIVKTANSNYWQNVQKGATAAMADAKGYTMTFQGPAAESAIADEVNMVENAVNRHVAGIVLAPSDPDALVPAIKKAWEAHIPVVLIDSAVSDAGKQYYQSFLSTDNEKAGELCAKAMIDRVGQTGKIAVMSYVPGAGSEVGRVGGFRKYIAAHSKLQVVGPFYSQSQMATALNQTTDVLSANPDLKGIFGANEPTAVGMGRALQQSGKGGKVIAIGFDGNQDLQGFVRDGTIQAIAVQSSYQMGYKGIQTLVSVIGHKPVSKQVDTGVMMVEKQNLDSSDAKNVLY; from the coding sequence ATGAAAAAGCTATCCGTGCTGGCAACGGCCGCAACGATGTGCGCGATGTTCAGCGCGTACGCGCATGCGGCAGGCGGCGAAATCGCCGTCATCGTGAAGACGGCCAACTCCAATTACTGGCAGAACGTCCAGAAAGGCGCCACCGCCGCCATGGCCGATGCGAAGGGATACACGATGACCTTCCAGGGCCCTGCCGCGGAGTCCGCCATCGCCGATGAAGTCAACATGGTCGAGAACGCCGTCAATCGTCACGTCGCGGGCATCGTGCTGGCACCGTCCGACCCGGATGCGCTGGTCCCCGCGATCAAGAAAGCGTGGGAAGCCCACATCCCCGTCGTGCTGATCGACTCGGCGGTGTCCGATGCCGGTAAGCAGTACTACCAGTCGTTCCTGTCGACCGACAACGAGAAAGCCGGCGAACTCTGTGCGAAGGCGATGATCGATCGGGTTGGACAGACCGGCAAGATCGCAGTCATGTCGTATGTGCCGGGAGCCGGATCGGAGGTCGGTCGCGTCGGCGGGTTCCGCAAGTACATTGCCGCGCATTCGAAGCTGCAAGTGGTCGGCCCGTTCTATTCGCAGTCGCAGATGGCAACTGCGCTGAATCAGACGACCGACGTGCTGTCGGCCAACCCCGACCTGAAGGGCATTTTCGGCGCCAACGAACCGACCGCCGTCGGGATGGGACGCGCCCTTCAACAATCTGGAAAAGGCGGCAAGGTCATCGCAATCGGCTTCGACGGCAACCAGGACCTGCAAGGGTTTGTTCGCGACGGCACGATCCAGGCCATCGCAGTTCAGAGTTCCTATCAGATGGGCTACAAGGGAATCCAGACCCTCGTCAGCGTGATCGGACACAAGCCTGTGTCGAAGCAGGTGGACACGGGCGTCATGATGGTCGAAAAGCAGAACCTCGATTCGTCCGACGCCAAAAACGTTCTCTACTGA
- a CDS encoding ABC transporter permease — protein sequence MLEVTSGRAQALDIQVRQRRRDLIQKFAALGSLVVLIVSFSLTSSAFFSVDNLMTVALQVTSIAYLGVAATCVIITGGIDLSVGSVLALAGVAAALLVKAGVPIPIAMLGGMLVGGACGWVNGICVTRMGLPPFIATLGMMLVARGLALQITGARPVSGLGEAFGKLGNGALFKISHIGADGFPDTTFPGIPYPVIIMVVLFVAVSVLLSRTSLGRHIYAVGSNAEAARLSGVNVQGVKLFTYVLSGLLAGVTGCVLMSRLVTAQPNEGVMYELDAIASAVIGGTSLMGGVGTISGTAIGAFVIGVMRNGLNMNGVSSFIQQIIIGVVILGTVWIDQLRNRKL from the coding sequence ATGCTTGAAGTTACATCGGGCCGCGCGCAGGCTCTCGACATACAGGTACGGCAGCGACGCCGTGACCTGATCCAGAAATTTGCCGCACTGGGCAGCCTCGTGGTGCTGATCGTCTCGTTCTCGCTGACCAGCTCTGCATTCTTCTCTGTCGACAACCTGATGACCGTTGCGCTTCAGGTCACGTCCATCGCGTACCTCGGCGTGGCCGCAACGTGCGTGATCATTACCGGGGGCATCGACCTGTCGGTCGGATCGGTGCTGGCGCTGGCGGGTGTCGCGGCCGCCCTGCTCGTCAAGGCCGGCGTACCGATACCCATCGCGATGCTGGGCGGCATGCTCGTCGGCGGCGCCTGCGGATGGGTCAACGGCATCTGCGTCACGCGCATGGGGCTGCCGCCGTTCATCGCGACTCTCGGCATGATGCTGGTCGCTCGCGGTCTGGCACTGCAGATCACGGGCGCGAGACCCGTCTCCGGGCTCGGCGAAGCCTTCGGCAAGCTCGGCAACGGCGCGCTTTTCAAGATCTCTCATATCGGGGCTGACGGCTTTCCCGACACGACCTTTCCAGGCATTCCGTACCCCGTCATCATCATGGTGGTCCTGTTCGTTGCGGTCTCCGTTCTGCTGTCGCGAACGTCGCTGGGCCGTCACATCTACGCAGTCGGATCGAACGCGGAAGCCGCGCGACTGTCCGGCGTCAACGTGCAAGGCGTCAAGCTCTTCACCTACGTCCTGTCCGGATTGCTCGCAGGCGTCACCGGCTGCGTACTGATGTCGCGCCTCGTCACGGCCCAGCCGAACGAAGGCGTGATGTACGAGCTCGACGCCATCGCAAGCGCGGTCATCGGCGGGACGTCATTGATGGGTGGCGTCGGCACGATCTCCGGCACGGCCATCGGCGCGTTCGTGATCGGCGTGATGCGCAACGGCCTGAACATGAACGGCGTATCGAGCTTTATCCAGCAAATCATCATCGGTGTCGTCATTCTCGGCACCGTATGGATCGACCAACTCCGGAACCGGAAGTTGTAA
- a CDS encoding sugar ABC transporter ATP-binding protein has translation MTSANTRQAPDVSAGQPASPTILQLQGVGKRFPGVVALDGIDLDLRSGEVHAICGENGAGKSTLMKIISGQYHADDGVVRYEGAPVKFSSTSEAQAAGIAIIHQELNLVPHLSVAENIYLAREPKRGPFVDYRTLNANAQQCLQRIGLNVSPTTLVGALSIAQQQMVEIAKALSLDARVLIMDEPTSSLTESETVQLFRIIRELRADGVAILYISHRLDEMAEIVDRVTVLRDGRHIATSDFAATTVDEIVARMVGRPLSDAYPPRESTPTDQVLLRVRDLQRTGTFGPLSFDLRKGEILGFAGLMGAGRTEVARAIFGAERPDSGSILLGDTPVVIGSPREAIRHGIAYLSEDRKKDGLALSMPVSANITLANIRAISSHGFLRFSEETAIAERYVRELGIRTPTVSQITKNLSGGNQQKIVISKWLYRGSRILFFDEPTRGIDVGAKYAIYGLMDRLAADGVGVVLISSELPELLGMTDRIAVFHEGLITAVLETRQTSQEEILHHASGRSHA, from the coding sequence ATGACGAGTGCCAACACGCGGCAAGCACCAGACGTTTCCGCTGGACAGCCGGCATCCCCCACCATTCTGCAGTTGCAGGGTGTGGGCAAGCGCTTCCCCGGCGTTGTTGCACTCGATGGCATCGATCTCGATCTACGGTCCGGTGAGGTCCACGCCATCTGCGGGGAGAACGGCGCCGGTAAATCGACGCTGATGAAAATCATCAGTGGCCAGTACCACGCGGACGACGGTGTGGTGCGCTATGAAGGCGCGCCGGTGAAATTCTCGTCCACCTCCGAGGCACAGGCCGCAGGCATCGCGATCATCCACCAGGAGCTGAACCTGGTTCCCCACCTGTCGGTCGCGGAGAACATCTACCTTGCGCGTGAACCTAAGCGCGGCCCGTTCGTCGACTACCGCACGCTGAACGCCAACGCGCAGCAGTGTCTGCAACGCATCGGACTGAACGTGTCGCCGACGACGTTGGTCGGTGCACTCTCGATTGCACAGCAGCAGATGGTGGAGATCGCGAAGGCGCTGTCTCTCGACGCGCGCGTGCTCATCATGGATGAACCCACGTCATCGCTGACCGAATCGGAAACGGTCCAGTTGTTCCGCATCATCAGGGAACTACGCGCTGACGGGGTGGCGATTCTGTACATCTCGCACCGGCTCGACGAGATGGCCGAGATCGTGGACCGCGTCACGGTGCTGCGCGATGGCCGTCATATCGCGACGAGCGATTTCGCGGCGACGACCGTCGACGAGATCGTGGCCCGGATGGTCGGACGTCCGCTTTCCGACGCGTATCCGCCACGCGAGTCCACGCCGACGGATCAGGTCCTGCTGAGGGTGCGCGATCTGCAAAGGACAGGCACGTTCGGCCCGCTTTCGTTCGACCTGCGCAAGGGCGAGATCCTTGGCTTCGCGGGTCTGATGGGCGCGGGACGCACCGAAGTCGCCCGCGCGATCTTCGGCGCCGAGCGGCCCGATTCCGGTTCCATCCTGCTGGGTGACACCCCTGTCGTGATCGGCTCGCCGCGCGAAGCCATTCGCCACGGGATCGCGTACCTGTCCGAAGACCGGAAGAAAGACGGCCTCGCACTCTCGATGCCGGTGTCCGCCAACATCACGCTGGCCAACATCCGGGCTATCTCGTCGCACGGCTTTTTGCGCTTCTCCGAGGAGACGGCCATCGCGGAGCGCTACGTTCGCGAACTCGGTATCCGTACACCGACGGTCAGCCAGATCACGAAGAATCTGTCCGGCGGAAATCAGCAGAAGATCGTCATCAGCAAGTGGTTATACCGCGGCTCGCGCATCCTGTTTTTCGATGAGCCGACGCGCGGCATCGACGTCGGCGCGAAGTACGCGATTTACGGGCTGATGGACCGCCTGGCCGCAGACGGCGTCGGCGTCGTCCTGATCAGTTCGGAACTGCCCGAGCTGCTCGGCATGACGGATCGTATCGCCGTGTTTCACGAGGGGCTTATCACCGCTGTCCTCGAGACCAGACAGACCAGTCAGGAGGAAATCTTGCACCACGCATCAGGGAGAAGTCATGCTTGA
- a CDS encoding FadR/GntR family transcriptional regulator has protein sequence MKQTEPKRLYQSVATQILALIRQGGLPSGGRLPPERELATTLGVSRPSLREALIALEIGGQIEIRLGSGIYVRDPGEGDGNAIPALGDSPSELMQARGAIEGSVIVLATGRFSAAALDRLRRTVERMKRLAIAGKSPIDADRQFHMLIAEVAGNSVLSRFVGELFDSRHDPIAAAIRGHSESTETWAEAVKEHEQILKALQAGDPISAQTAMRAHLQASEERWIAGVLQQGDAH, from the coding sequence ATGAAACAGACAGAACCAAAGCGGCTTTACCAATCTGTGGCGACGCAGATTCTTGCGTTGATCCGTCAAGGCGGATTGCCGTCGGGCGGCCGGTTGCCGCCCGAGCGCGAGCTCGCCACGACCCTCGGGGTCTCGCGTCCGTCGTTGCGTGAAGCGTTGATCGCTCTGGAAATCGGCGGTCAGATCGAGATCCGTCTCGGATCGGGGATCTACGTCCGCGATCCCGGCGAAGGGGACGGCAACGCGATACCGGCGTTGGGGGATAGCCCTTCCGAATTGATGCAGGCTCGTGGGGCCATAGAAGGCTCAGTGATCGTGCTGGCCACCGGGCGATTTTCGGCCGCCGCCCTCGACCGTTTGCGCCGAACCGTCGAGCGGATGAAACGGCTCGCCATAGCGGGAAAATCGCCCATCGACGCAGACCGGCAATTTCATATGCTCATCGCGGAGGTGGCAGGCAATTCTGTGCTGAGCCGCTTTGTCGGCGAACTGTTTGATAGCCGTCACGACCCGATCGCCGCGGCCATCCGGGGACATTCGGAAAGCACGGAAACCTGGGCTGAAGCGGTCAAGGAGCACGAGCAGATTCTCAAGGCATTGCAGGCCGGCGATCCCATCTCGGCGCAAACGGCCATGCGGGCGCATCTTCAGGCGTCCGAGGAGCGCTGGATAGCAGGTGTGCTGCAGCAGGGTGATGCGCACTAG
- a CDS encoding ImpA family type VI secretion system protein yields MSKKHAAGRVESGKAAVKNTPQHDWLTPVTDTAPCGPDLEYDHDFVVLFASAAPRQDVQYGAFIGGPDPVNWSEVERDCKRLMMRTKDMRVAILYTRCRTRLGGAAGLAEGIGLLAAWLQTFAGRVHPQSDTDTDTEHDAALEMRMNALQALTDPEGLLADVREIVLTKSTLARLQVRDVERAFAWPRATDALAPESVAQQLQDLRTQQPATMLGFDDAVASLATIDAWCASHLEAYRPDLSPLSQLLGKLTAPINASRSFETAIEPGSEPDESLESDTQSEPEPTNAVPGRTPTQSSAEPADRRAALDLIRSARTWFEIHEPSSPIPVLLKRAEQFVGKRYAQVVTAIPAELLAQWEETGDS; encoded by the coding sequence ATGAGCAAGAAGCACGCAGCCGGCCGGGTCGAGTCCGGTAAAGCCGCGGTCAAGAACACACCGCAGCACGACTGGCTGACACCCGTCACCGACACGGCTCCGTGCGGTCCGGATCTCGAATACGACCATGACTTCGTCGTGCTGTTCGCGAGCGCCGCGCCGAGGCAGGATGTGCAGTACGGCGCGTTCATCGGCGGGCCGGATCCGGTCAACTGGAGCGAGGTCGAACGCGACTGCAAGCGGCTCATGATGCGCACGAAGGACATGCGCGTCGCGATTCTCTATACGCGGTGCCGCACGCGGCTCGGTGGCGCAGCGGGGCTCGCCGAAGGCATCGGGTTGCTCGCCGCGTGGCTGCAGACGTTCGCCGGGCGCGTGCATCCGCAGTCCGATACTGATACTGATACCGAACACGACGCGGCGCTCGAAATGCGGATGAATGCGCTGCAGGCACTCACCGATCCCGAAGGACTGCTGGCCGACGTGCGCGAAATCGTGCTCACGAAATCGACGCTCGCGCGGCTGCAGGTCCGCGACGTCGAGCGCGCGTTTGCGTGGCCGCGCGCTACCGATGCACTCGCGCCGGAGTCCGTCGCGCAGCAGTTACAGGATCTGCGTACGCAGCAACCGGCGACGATGTTGGGCTTCGATGACGCAGTCGCCAGTCTCGCAACGATCGATGCGTGGTGCGCCAGTCATCTCGAAGCGTATCGGCCGGATCTGTCGCCGCTGAGCCAGCTGCTCGGCAAGTTAACTGCACCGATAAACGCATCCAGGTCGTTCGAAACAGCTATCGAACCGGGTTCTGAACCGGATGAATCATTGGAAAGCGACACACAGTCAGAACCCGAACCGACGAATGCCGTTCCTGGCCGCACGCCGACTCAGTCCTCTGCGGAACCTGCGGATCGCCGGGCAGCCCTCGACCTGATCCGCTCCGCTCGTACATGGTTCGAAATCCACGAACCGAGCAGCCCGATTCCGGTGCTGCTCAAACGTGCGGAACAGTTCGTCGGCAAACGCTACGCGCAGGTCGTCACGGCGATTCCCGCCGAACTTCTTGCGCAGTGGGAAGAGACTGGAGATTCGTGA
- the tssG gene encoding type VI secretion system baseplate subunit TssG: MKRATLPARVRDSTLSPDLLERLQAEPWRFGFLSLLRRIGANAAIDPVGTARRPQAEPFRLGQQPSLAFAPREIASVQEAAGRLKVRLFGLGMLGPNGPLPIHVTEIAKDRDEGRHDPTTVDFFDIFHHRFFTLFYRAWASAQSTAGLDRCDDERFSFYVASLTGHDVGEIRRRPLPSHARLAASAHLVRESRNPDGLRATLAHYFGVPVAIEENVFHWIEIDPADCGRMGRPGPAATMGHGAMLGRVAPDRQHRFRIVIGPVDLAAYLRFTPQGEDLPRVVEWVRAFVGHELEWELELRIKPDSAPPAVMGGAQRIGWSGWLGYPHADRPITGMRFEPERYARHFEREANDRRKTS; the protein is encoded by the coding sequence ATGAAGCGCGCCACCCTTCCCGCGCGCGTCCGCGACAGCACGCTTTCGCCCGACCTGCTCGAGCGCCTGCAGGCCGAGCCGTGGCGCTTCGGGTTCCTGTCGCTGCTGAGGCGCATCGGTGCGAATGCGGCGATCGATCCGGTCGGCACCGCGCGTCGCCCTCAGGCCGAACCGTTTCGGCTCGGGCAGCAGCCGAGCCTCGCGTTTGCGCCGCGCGAAATCGCAAGCGTGCAGGAAGCTGCGGGACGCCTCAAGGTGCGGCTGTTCGGCCTCGGCATGCTCGGACCGAATGGTCCTCTGCCGATCCACGTTACCGAGATCGCGAAGGATCGCGACGAAGGTCGGCACGACCCGACGACCGTCGATTTCTTCGACATCTTTCATCATCGCTTTTTCACGCTGTTCTATCGGGCGTGGGCTTCCGCGCAGTCGACGGCGGGACTCGACCGATGCGACGACGAGCGTTTTTCGTTTTACGTCGCGAGCCTGACCGGTCACGACGTCGGCGAAATACGGCGACGTCCGCTGCCGTCGCATGCGCGGCTTGCTGCCTCGGCTCATCTCGTCCGCGAGTCACGCAATCCGGATGGACTACGCGCGACGCTTGCCCATTACTTCGGCGTGCCGGTCGCCATCGAAGAAAACGTATTTCACTGGATCGAAATCGATCCGGCGGATTGCGGCCGCATGGGTCGTCCGGGACCGGCTGCAACGATGGGGCACGGAGCGATGCTCGGGCGCGTTGCCCCCGATCGTCAGCATCGCTTTCGTATCGTGATCGGCCCGGTCGATCTCGCGGCGTATCTGCGCTTCACGCCGCAAGGCGAGGATCTGCCGCGCGTCGTCGAGTGGGTGCGTGCGTTCGTCGGTCATGAGCTCGAATGGGAACTGGAACTGCGTATCAAGCCCGACAGTGCGCCGCCTGCAGTGATGGGCGGCGCGCAGCGCATCGGGTGGTCGGGATGGCTCGGGTATCCGCACGCTGACCGGCCGATCACCGGCATGCGATTCGAACCCGAGCGTTACGCACGACACTTCGAGCGCGAAGCCAACGACAGGCGGAAAACATCATGA